The genome window gggggggggcggcagtCCAGCCTGGCACCCAGTGTCAGGGGGCACCATACCGTCACCTGCATCGGAGGACACCCCGCATTGCCCTGGTCCTTACCGCTGGCACCACCAATGTGGGATGCTGAGCCCAGAtctggccctgctgccctccaggcCTTTTCTGCACCATGGGGATGAGCCTCCGCAGCACAGGGGTCTGGGCAGGGGTCCGATCCCCCTGTGCCGCTGCTGCCAGGGCATGCTGCAGTGCACCAGGCGCTCCCTAGCAGTGCATGAGCGAGCGTGCGGTGCTCAGCACAGATTTATCGCAGCAGATGGAAGCAGAGCGGCCGCCCAGTTTACCAGTGGCTGCGGCTTGCCAGGTAGCCAGGGTCCTGCCGGTGCGGGGCCGGTGGGCGCTGAGCCCAGCCTGTGCTCGGGACGGTTCTGCCAGGGGGACATCCATCTGCCCAGCACCGACAGGCTGCTGGAAGGTACCACTGCCTTGCAAAGCCCTGCTCTAAAAATGCAGTCGTGCAGAAGTGATGCTGCCCATTCTGCTCCTGCGCTTAACCCTTCGGGCACTGCTGGAGCCCGCCGTGCCCTGTTGGGTGCACCtcagctgctggagcctgggAGGCCGGGGGCTCCATCCTGACCCAGGTTGCCTGTCGCTGGGGCTTCCCCATAGTTGTGGGTGCCAGGGACAGGGTGGCCTGTGCTCGTGCTGGGGTAGGTGTCAGTGAGAAAGGAGGCCGAGACCCTCGCTCCGGGTGTCTATTCCCATCCTTCTGCCCAAAACCAGGGCCCAggggctccctgcctgctgctggggctgggctgcgcatgtggctctgcctgccctgcgcTGTCAGATGGTGCTGCAAGCTTGGGGCGCTCTGGATTCAGGGTGTCCTGCTGTGTggggtgctgctctgcacccACAGGACCCACGGTGCAGGGGCTGAGCGTTGCAGGGACACAGTGCCATGACTGCAGCAGTTGATGGAGTCCCCTGGACGTGCCCCAGGCCATGGTGGCCCCATGGCTCTACCCATTCGGGGCCATTCTCCAGCCCCTCCCAGCTGGTGGTGATGCTGTGATGCCTGTGAGCTCCTGGCACACAGCAGCGGCCAGCAGTGTCCGTGGGGCTCGCTGCCGtggggagccaggctgctggcccCTGCTGCTCCATCTGGGGGTCCCCTGTACCCCTCCGCTGCGGTGCTGGTGTGCCCCAGCCCAGAGGGAGACCTTGGTGCTGTGTGGGACAGTGCTCGTTAGCGAGGCTGTTTATCAGAAGCCACGTTTCTTAATGAGCCCCAGTGAGGGGTCCCAGGGGTGCGTGTGCCTCAGCGGTGGGTGCCACAGGGGAAGGGGGTGGTTACAACCCCCCCGGCACCACAGGACAGGGTTTCCCGCAGcatggcaggagctggagctgggtgTCACTCCCATGGGTGCAGAGACCCGGGGCCGATCCTGGGGAATGtgcttcctccagcccctcGCTCCGCTGGCACAGCCGCAGCCCGGCCGCGGTGAGGGGCAGCCAGCTCGGGGCACGCTGGCGTCCCAGCCCTGCGTCCCGCACGGAGTTAATTGCAATTTTCTCCTCGGGGCCATTTCTTTAAtaacaagttttttttctcttcctccccccccccccttcccaccacATCAAAGGGGGAAGATGAAAGGTCCCGGCGCCCCGCGGAGCAAGGGTGGCTGCCTCAGCACCTTGCTGGCGGAGGAGTTGCCCGGCGgtgccgggctgggctggggaatAGCGGCTGCATGGCGAGGGAGGTGCCGCGTGGGGCTGCGCTCCCAGCTTCACGGGCGATGAGACCTGTTGGCCCCCCAAGGCCCCCCAGTGCCGGTGGCAGCCCTCGACGGGGAGGCAGCGCTGCTTGGGTCCCCCTTTGCCGGCGGATGCCGGGTCCCGCTTTGGTTCCCTCTCCAGCACCTGGCTTTTGGGGTGCTGCGTGCCAGGGTGCCGCGGGTGCTGGCAGGGTGCCGGGGCTCCCCAAACAGCGCCGGGGGCGCTCGCGCAGGGTGGGGCGTCTGCACGcgcagccctgcccgctgcctgcccagccctgccgggGAGACCCAAGAAGCCGGTTCCGCTGCGGGCAGGGCCCCAGGGGGGGTGACGGGACCCCCTCGTGGGGCGAGGGCACCCCGAGTGCTGGGTCAGGAGCTGGCGGACCCGGGTTTGCCCTGACAGGTTGGGAAAGGAGCCCCGAGCCGGAGTGATGCGCCATGGGGGTGCCCAGCCGCACGTGCCgggatgctgcagcccaccTCCCGGCGGAGTGGGGTGAGCGACCCCAACCAacgcagcagggctggggggctgcagcggcGCGGTGCAGGGTGGCATCACTGGTGCTGAGCCGGGCGATGAAGCGACGGCCGGTCAGGGTCCGGTGCTGCCACGGCAGCTCGGTGCAGCGCCAGCACCTCGCAGCGCTGGCTCGTAATTAATTGGCAGGAGCAGTGGGTCAGCGCAGCAGCGAGGATTACGGCGGCCGGGATTTCCATCGGGCGCGGATTAGGAGCCAGCGGAGCCTCTCCTGAGTGGATCTGAGGGGATTGCCGCTCCTAATCAATGTAAATGAGGCTCCCCCAGGGCCACCCTTTACGGCATTAACGAACTAACGGGATTAGCCAAAGCAGGGTGAGAAATCCTCTCTCTGAGCTGTGGCGcgtggcggggctggggccgtGGTGGGCAGCCGCCGTGTGTTGGCTCTCGGCTGCCGGAGCTGGGGAACGCCAGGGCTGCGTGGCGAGGGCTGGCAGTTGCACCCCGCAGCGTCCCCGAGCACCTGCAGGACCCTGGTGGCCATCAGCCCGGTGGTGAGGTCGGTCGGTCTGTCCTGCTGCGTCTGTCCCCTCCTTGAGGCCACCAGCATGTTCCTGGCAGGTCACCGGCTCATGCACCTTGCAGGCATCCACCCATGTGGGTGGCTTGGCACCCACAGCCACGTCCCTCCCGCCCCACGCTGGCCTGTGCCCCCCGAGGCGGTGATGCCGTGGGGTTGCGCAGGGGTCCCAGTGTGTTGGAGAGCTCCAGATAGAGGTTGAGCAGGGGGATACTGCTGCGCCCCCAGGTCCTTGCTTTGGGACCTGCCCATTCTCCAGCCTCTGGGTCTCTTTCAAAGAGGGGGGGGCAGCGTTTGGGAAGGTGCAAGGGGTGTCCCTAACTCCCtgtcccctccttcccttgcaGCCTGCGGCGGGAGGGCTACACAGTACAGGTGAACGTCAACGACTACCTGGACATCTACTGCCCACACTACAACGCCTCGGTGCCCGAGCACCGGCTGGAGCAGTACGTGCTCTACATGGTGAATGCAGAGGGCTACCGCACCTGCAACACCAGCCAGGGCTTCAAGCGCTGGGAGTGCAACCGGCCCCATGCGCCCCACAGCCCCATCAAATTCTCGGAGAAGTTCCAGCGCTACAGCGCTTTCTCGCTGGGCTACGAGTTCCGCGCAGGGCAGGAGTACTACTACATCTGTAcgtggggtgctgggtgggacCCCTACACACCTCTCCATCCTTGGCTGGGTCCCCCgcatcccaccccagctggTCCCACCACACCACGTCACCCAGTTGGGCCCCTTggcatccctgccctggccaaccccccccagccctgggagtgGGCACCCTGAGCACAGGgatgggggtgtggggtggaaGGGGGTTGTGGGGAGGGTTGGAAGTACAGGGAGGGTATGATGCAGGGGTGAGATGGGGATGTGGGGAGCAGGATGGGGATGTGGATGGGGGTGCTTGTGCAGgatggggctgctggggggagctgATGCAGGATGAGGGTTCAGGGGATGCTGATCCAGATGCAAAACCCAGGGTGCTGATGCAGGATTGGAGTGCTGGTGCAGGATGGGGGCGCAGGGTGCTGATGCAGGTGCAGCTtcaggctgcagggtgggggtgctgctgcatccccccagcccagagcGCACCCCCAGGCAGGGCCAGACCCCACCATGGCCAGACCCCCAAGCCTCGGGGTGCTCAGGACTGGGGTCACCCCCTGCGGAGCCACCCCAGCCCACTCTTGCCTTGCAGCCACGCCGACGCACAACCACCGCCGGGCCTGCCTGAAGATGAAGGTGTTCGTGTGCTGCGCCTCCAGTAAGTACCCCTGTGTCCCTCCATGGGGGCTGCGGGTGAGCGGGGGGcggcatggccagcaggtgggtcccccatccctgctgggGGTGGGCTGCGGCGCAAGACGGCCAGGGAGCGTGACCCCCTCCCCGTCCCCTCTCTCTTGCAGCATCGCACTCCGGGGAGAAGCTGGCGCCCACCCTGCCACAGTTCACCCTGCGGCCCGAGGTGAAGATCGAGGACCTGGGTGAGTCGGGCAGAGCCCCTGGCCCCACAGTGCCGCgtcccccccgccgccaccacccgtggggcagccccagccgcgggggggtgggggttcGGGGCCATCGCGGTGCCACCCTCACCCTCTCGCTCTTCCTTACAGACAACTTCAACCCGGAGATGCCCAAGCTGGAGAAGAGCATCAGCGGCACCAGCCCCAAGCGGGAACACTTGCCCCTGGCCGTGGCTGCCGCGCTTTTCCTCATGACGCTGCTGGCCTCCTAGCTCCTGGCGCTGGTGGGGGCCCGGCCAGCGCGGCTCCACCGAGTGGGGACCCCCAGACCTGCTGCCCCTCCTGAGAACCAGCGGGGGACCACCACAGGACCACCCCGGCCCCTCCACACTGCTATCTCCCTGCCCAGAGAGCTGCCCcacggggcagggggctgcggcaCCTGCCGATCCCGGCTGGGActcgccccccaccccaccaacAGCTGCGGCCACGGCCACGAGGATGCGGCTCGGTGCTGCTGTGTGCACCGCACCTTCTGCCGACACCATTCCACAGCGCCGAGTCCTGCCTGCCAAATCCTGCCCACAGCCCACACGGTGCCCCATGGCTGAGGGGCAGTGCCGGGCTGGGGAGCCCAGTGAGGgccaggacccccagggccaggcagcctGTACATACCTATATAGAGATCTATACATACTGTACAGAGAGTGACTATATAGATATATCTATTCTGTACCATAGGCAGCGGTGCCGGCCCCGCGCTGGCTTGTACATAGTCGAACGTGTTGGATTTTCCTCGTCTTCCGTGAAGACCCGACCTATGCAAACGCACAGACactttttggggaaaaaacaaaacaaaaaaacaatctCAACctttttttcaagtgctttGGCTGGTGATTTTCATATTCTGCTCTtagtctattaaaaaaaaaataataaaaggataaaaaaatgtGACCCCTGTCACAGCAGCGTGCAGCGCTCCTGGCCAGCCGTcggccagctctgccctccagCGCAGCGGGCTCTGGCCGGAGCAGGGGGTcaggcaggggcagccagcaccaggTGCCGACCACCGTGCCAACCACCTCGCTGGCCCTGGGCACGACAGCTGCAGTCACAGACTTAGCGCCTCTGCCAGAGAGGGCATCCCAGGGGGATGCAGGGTGCAGCTTCCCgctggctctgctccccatCGACCCCCTGGCAGTGGCACGGAGCAGCCGGCGGGGACCTGGTGCTGCCCGCAGGAGGATGGCATGGACCACAGGCAGCACCCGCAGGTAAGGGCAGTGCAGGGCCGTGGGCAATGCCCTCAGCACCCatccctggggtgctgggctgtggtggctgggggcaccctggggAGGAGTAGGCACAGGAGAGACATCCTCGTCATCCTCACCAGCTGCATGGGGTGAGTGACTGTGGGTCGGCACCCCGACGTGCCTGGGAGCTCCATGGGAATCCCCGCATCACCCCCCCCGCCGGCACGTCTGGCTCTGCCGGGCATGCCAGCTCCTGTGCTCCTGGGGGGACCTGGCACATGCCTGTCTGCGGCAGCTCCTGTGGGAAGGGACGATGCTCTGGGCTCCCCCCTCCGGTGCCCCCAGCGAGGcaagggggtgtgtggggagggggttgtGCCCTGGGACCCACTGAGGATAGGGTTGCTGCTACAGGCTGAGCAGGAGTTCGGTGCAGccagcaccccaaaaccccagtggg of Falco rusticolus isolate bFalRus1 chromosome 19, bFalRus1.pri, whole genome shotgun sequence contains these proteins:
- the EFNA3 gene encoding ephrin-A3, with the protein product MAARLSALLPLLPLLLLLPGRGPPGALGNRHAVHWNSSNLHLRREGYTVQVNVNDYLDIYCPHYNASVPEHRLEQYVLYMVNAEGYRTCNTSQGFKRWECNRPHAPHSPIKFSEKFQRYSAFSLGYEFRAGQEYYYISTPTHNHRRACLKMKVFVCCASTSHSGEKLAPTLPQFTLRPEVKIEDLDNFNPEMPKLEKSISGTSPKREHLPLAVAAALFLMTLLAS